One genomic window of Pseudohongiella acticola includes the following:
- a CDS encoding type II secretion system protein N — MLRPGLTAIIIVAMLAWAGHSLARLFWLFNSPQPSAAAGPVVPVASPVARNGLQAERIDIAYLQENFRLSNGRGDLGQSTGNGDLQQAANTRLSLVLRGSIAGSSAANSSAIIASGDRQQVYSVNDELALTTPGVTLDSVHPRYVVLNNNGRLETLWMYDPQDSTDAPPPRADGSRANNAAAPQVNGQVQVRIYRENGNVRGLQIRQDSDAGMLRAAGLQAGDIITAVDGVAVDQGGDLSALTRELQNRDRIDLELIRNSNTMTVTVRRDAFAF, encoded by the coding sequence GTGCTGCGTCCGGGTCTCACCGCGATAATCATTGTCGCGATGTTGGCCTGGGCCGGACACAGCCTGGCACGACTTTTCTGGTTATTCAATTCCCCGCAACCCTCGGCAGCTGCCGGTCCGGTGGTGCCTGTCGCATCGCCTGTGGCGCGCAATGGGCTGCAGGCGGAGCGGATTGATATTGCCTATCTGCAGGAGAACTTCCGGCTCAGTAATGGTCGTGGTGATCTTGGCCAGAGCACGGGCAATGGCGACCTGCAACAGGCAGCCAATACCCGTTTAAGTCTGGTCCTGCGAGGTTCGATTGCCGGCAGTTCGGCGGCGAACTCCTCAGCCATCATCGCCAGCGGTGACCGGCAGCAGGTTTATTCGGTCAACGACGAACTGGCGCTCACCACCCCCGGCGTCACCCTTGACAGCGTGCATCCCCGATATGTGGTGTTGAACAACAATGGCCGCCTGGAAACGCTGTGGATGTACGACCCCCAGGATTCAACTGATGCGCCGCCGCCAAGAGCTGATGGTTCACGCGCGAACAACGCTGCAGCGCCTCAGGTCAATGGGCAGGTACAGGTCCGGATCTATCGCGAGAACGGCAATGTTCGTGGTTTACAGATCAGGCAAGACAGCGACGCTGGCATGCTGCGGGCGGCCGGGTTGCAGGCTGGAGACATTATCACTGCCGTTGATGGCGTTGCCGTCGATCAGGGCGGCGATCTTTCGGCGCTGACCCGGGAGCTGCAAAACCGCGATCGGATAGATCTGGAACTGATTCGTAACAGCAACACCATGACGGTGACGGTCCGCCGTGATGCCTTTGCATTCTGA
- a CDS encoding TonB-dependent receptor domain-containing protein has protein sequence MKKQMVWQKRQLALAVALAVTGFTAVPETMAQSGSAVPPPQIEEIVVSGRLRDAARSLIMERIEQPFAAEVVGVEQISRAGDSDVASALRRVTGLTLVDGKFIYVRGLGERYSSATLNGAEIPSPELSRNVIPLDYIPASILESVKISKAYSADQPAAFGGGNVNIRTRGTPDDLVFDVSVGTGWNTENSGKGLPNLGDQGSLPASITQALNKYQGDISPANITRFEFPGSGTPTAAQQAAGVAINRDLMLDLNRNIDIDRETDLDPDTNISVTAGNAWDINNDLSFGALANVSIGESSRNSDQFEQNFTDPDESFRNIQRTFSNESTTAAVNFSLNYQDRHKIGTNSYLLQDDEDQSSIVLGYNGDFQQANGRQRKTNITRLEKRELKVNQVTGEHTLERYDLDFLTIPAVFDFITSLDVNWFYSDARASTEVPNASSVQSINQRDPSTDALLATQVNTGASAQFSFLNLEDQVESWGYQIDAPYDLGFADGTISGGYNRSRKSRDYRGYTANIVMGALGRDGTPAQVFSDDNLANLDNGFFLDMGSNFGTESYLAGETKAAAFGSVDAFFMDNWRATVGVRWEDFSRGVLPLDLLDYTGQSLDGIIENMRDPDQTFTVRDDDFYPAAALTYMQDGFLGTENFQVRLGYGKTVVRPDLREYANIQFIDPELNDRVAGNPNLKFSDIEHIDLRTELFFDNGDNITVSLFYKDITDPIERVERPGPQDARLLSFENAESGEIYGIEFEGLKVIGGGFFVSGNVVLSDSELTFTEASSQTSLTRRLTGHSEYVVNTQLGYDSENAKHSASLLYNVFGDRVFFGGRSPSPDAFEDPFHSLDLTYSYFPTDSLTLRLRAQNLLNENREFYRDDVRIIDVESGARLRLDLQWNL, from the coding sequence ATGAAGAAACAAATGGTTTGGCAGAAACGGCAACTGGCACTGGCCGTTGCACTGGCGGTGACAGGTTTCACGGCCGTGCCAGAAACGATGGCGCAGTCCGGTTCTGCGGTGCCGCCACCGCAGATTGAGGAAATTGTTGTCTCCGGGCGACTTCGGGATGCTGCTCGGTCTCTGATTATGGAGCGTATTGAACAACCGTTCGCCGCCGAAGTGGTTGGTGTTGAGCAGATATCGCGCGCAGGTGACTCTGATGTCGCATCAGCGCTGCGTCGGGTGACCGGTCTGACTCTTGTAGACGGGAAATTCATCTACGTGCGTGGTCTGGGCGAGCGCTATTCCAGCGCAACGCTCAATGGCGCCGAGATTCCCTCACCGGAGCTGAGCCGTAACGTCATACCATTGGATTATATTCCTGCGTCTATTCTTGAGTCGGTTAAAATCAGCAAAGCCTATTCCGCTGACCAGCCAGCAGCCTTTGGCGGCGGTAACGTCAATATCCGTACCCGTGGCACGCCAGACGACCTGGTGTTCGACGTCAGTGTCGGCACCGGCTGGAATACCGAAAACTCAGGCAAAGGCCTGCCCAACCTGGGTGATCAGGGATCTCTGCCCGCATCCATCACGCAGGCGCTGAACAAGTATCAGGGTGATATCAGCCCCGCCAATATTACCCGCTTTGAATTCCCGGGTTCAGGTACACCAACGGCCGCGCAACAGGCTGCCGGTGTTGCCATCAACCGCGATCTGATGCTCGACCTGAATCGCAACATCGATATTGATCGGGAGACCGATCTTGATCCGGATACCAACATATCCGTAACCGCCGGCAACGCCTGGGATATCAATAACGATCTGTCTTTTGGTGCGCTGGCCAACGTCTCGATTGGTGAGTCCAGCCGCAACTCAGATCAGTTTGAACAGAACTTCACTGATCCTGATGAATCATTCCGCAACATCCAGCGTACATTCAGCAATGAAAGTACGACGGCGGCGGTAAACTTTAGCCTGAACTATCAAGATCGTCACAAGATCGGCACTAACAGCTATCTGCTTCAGGATGATGAGGATCAATCCTCCATCGTGCTGGGATACAACGGTGACTTTCAGCAGGCTAACGGACGTCAACGCAAGACCAACATCACACGTCTGGAAAAGCGGGAGTTGAAAGTAAACCAGGTAACGGGTGAGCATACGCTGGAGCGTTACGACCTCGATTTTCTGACCATTCCTGCCGTGTTCGATTTCATTACCAGCCTGGACGTTAACTGGTTCTATTCAGACGCGCGTGCCAGCACCGAAGTGCCTAACGCGTCGTCGGTGCAGTCCATTAACCAGCGTGATCCCAGTACAGATGCGCTGCTGGCGACACAGGTGAATACCGGTGCCTCCGCGCAGTTCAGCTTCCTGAACCTGGAAGACCAGGTAGAAAGCTGGGGTTATCAGATTGATGCGCCGTATGATCTCGGCTTTGCCGACGGCACCATCAGTGGCGGCTATAATCGCAGCCGAAAGTCGCGCGACTACCGGGGCTACACCGCCAATATTGTGATGGGTGCGCTAGGCCGTGATGGTACGCCCGCTCAGGTATTCAGCGACGACAACCTGGCCAATCTGGACAACGGTTTCTTCCTGGATATGGGATCAAACTTCGGTACGGAGAGCTATCTGGCCGGTGAAACCAAAGCGGCCGCATTTGGCTCTGTTGATGCCTTCTTCATGGACAACTGGCGTGCCACGGTAGGCGTACGCTGGGAAGATTTCAGCCGCGGTGTTCTGCCGCTGGATCTGCTGGATTACACGGGTCAATCGCTGGACGGCATTATTGAAAACATGCGTGACCCCGATCAGACATTCACTGTCCGAGACGACGACTTTTATCCAGCTGCGGCGCTGACCTACATGCAGGACGGCTTCCTGGGAACGGAGAATTTCCAGGTTCGTCTGGGCTACGGCAAAACAGTGGTTCGACCCGACCTGCGCGAATACGCCAATATCCAGTTTATCGACCCGGAATTAAACGACCGTGTTGCCGGCAACCCCAACCTGAAGTTCTCGGATATCGAGCACATCGATCTGCGTACCGAGCTGTTCTTTGATAATGGTGACAACATCACGGTGTCACTGTTCTACAAGGACATCACTGACCCGATCGAACGCGTTGAGCGTCCGGGGCCGCAGGATGCTCGCCTGCTCAGTTTCGAAAACGCTGAGAGCGGTGAGATATACGGCATTGAATTCGAAGGCCTGAAAGTTATTGGTGGCGGCTTCTTTGTCAGTGGTAACGTGGTACTGAGTGACTCCGAACTGACCTTTACTGAAGCCAGTTCGCAGACCAGTCTGACGCGTCGTCTGACCGGCCACTCGGAGTACGTGGTGAACACCCAGTTGGGATATGACTCCGAAAACGCCAAACATTCAGCGTCACTGCTGTACAACGTGTTCGGCGATCGTGTGTTCTTTGGTGGGCGTTCGCCGTCACCGGATGCGTTCGAAGATCCGTTCCACTCACTGGACCTGACTTACTCGTATTTCCCGACCGACAGCCTGACGCTGCGTTTGCGCGCACAGAACCTGTTGAACGAGAACCGCGAATTCTACCGTGATGATGTACGTATCATCGATGTGGAAAGTGGTGCCAGACTGCGACTTGATCTGCAATGGAACCTGTAA
- a CDS encoding MBL fold metallo-hydrolase — protein MILRQLYDAVSSTYTYLLADEKTRQAILIDPVFEQSRRDLALLQELNLALKIVADTHAHADHITAAWLLKQKTGCRIASSAAIAASHVDLPLQHGDEFGVNNIILQVRSTPGHTNGCTTYVLADLSMAFTGDTLLIRGCGRSDFQQGDPAQLYRSITEQIFTLPDDCAIYPAHDYHGRTRSSVAEEKAFNPRVGGGANERDFVQYMKAMQLPHPKKIDAALPANMRSGMPEDGHLPDEPDWADIRTTFAGIAEVEPEWVIQNQPSVTILDVREDDEQEERLEPLNNALSIPLSELRQRIAEVPRDRPVVTLCRSGKRSSLAVSMLKEAGHDKVANIHGGVLRWRSS, from the coding sequence ATGATTTTGAGACAGTTGTATGACGCAGTGTCTTCGACCTACACATATCTGTTGGCAGATGAAAAAACACGGCAGGCGATATTGATTGATCCGGTATTCGAGCAATCCAGACGCGATCTGGCGCTGCTACAGGAGCTGAATCTTGCCCTGAAAATTGTTGCTGACACCCATGCCCATGCTGACCACATCACCGCCGCCTGGCTTCTCAAACAGAAGACCGGGTGCCGTATCGCCTCGTCCGCTGCCATCGCCGCCAGTCATGTTGACCTTCCCTTGCAGCACGGCGATGAATTTGGCGTCAACAACATTATTCTGCAGGTGCGCTCGACGCCGGGACACACCAACGGCTGCACTACATATGTGCTTGCCGATCTCAGCATGGCATTTACCGGAGACACGCTGCTGATACGGGGGTGCGGGCGCAGTGATTTTCAACAGGGCGACCCGGCTCAACTGTACCGCTCCATCACCGAACAGATTTTCACCCTGCCTGACGATTGCGCGATCTATCCTGCGCATGATTATCATGGCCGCACTCGCTCGTCCGTCGCCGAGGAAAAGGCATTCAACCCGCGTGTGGGCGGTGGTGCCAATGAAAGGGATTTTGTGCAATACATGAAGGCCATGCAGTTGCCACACCCGAAAAAAATAGACGCTGCCCTGCCTGCCAACATGCGCAGCGGTATGCCGGAAGATGGCCACCTGCCCGACGAACCGGACTGGGCCGATATACGGACAACCTTCGCCGGCATCGCCGAAGTTGAACCTGAATGGGTGATACAGAATCAGCCTTCGGTGACCATCCTTGATGTCAGAGAGGATGATGAGCAGGAAGAACGTCTGGAGCCTCTGAACAATGCGCTGAGCATCCCGCTGAGCGAACTGCGCCAACGCATTGCCGAAGTCCCCAGAGACAGACCGGTGGTGACGTTGTGCCGCTCAGGCAAGCGTTCGTCTCTGGCAGTGAGCATGCTCAAGGAGGCTGGCCACGACAAGGTCGCCAATATTCACGGCGGCGTGTTGCGCTGGAGAAGCAGCTAA